A stretch of the Nosocomiicoccus ampullae genome encodes the following:
- a CDS encoding ABC-2 transporter permease has product MLNYMMRDIKIQTGYLLLFPVLIVFMLFMKSPINTILSVAMVYIPVNAIYLLTKSNINHFDLTLPSSRNDIVNYRYMSTLLYAIICGALITLILKVFGYEVTILDLEFALQLTFGLSVVFYPLNFALNTEKALLISMYAVFTLFMLQAVFFGYAVENIQKLSDSTHPFTLLVHIAFIVSCVLYVVSWFVCLIIIKRKDI; this is encoded by the coding sequence ATGTTAAATTATATGATGAGAGATATTAAAATTCAAACAGGATACTTGCTATTATTCCCTGTACTCATTGTGTTTATGCTTTTTATGAAGTCACCAATCAATACAATACTTTCAGTTGCAATGGTATATATACCAGTTAACGCAATCTATTTACTCACAAAATCAAATATCAATCATTTTGATTTAACACTCCCTTCTTCAAGAAATGATATCGTTAATTACCGATATATGAGTACATTATTATATGCAATTATCTGTGGAGCTTTAATCACACTTATACTAAAAGTATTTGGGTATGAAGTTACAATTTTAGATTTAGAATTCGCGTTACAACTGACATTCGGGCTTTCCGTTGTATTCTACCCGTTAAACTTTGCACTCAATACAGAAAAAGCTTTATTAATTTCGATGTACGCCGTATTCACACTATTTATGCTTCAAGCCGTATTTTTTGGATATGCGGTAGAAAATATACAAAAACTATCAGATAGCACTCATCCATTTACACTACTTGTGCATATTGCATTTATTGTCTCATGTGTGCTCTACGTCGTATCTTGGTTTGTATGTTTAATCATTATTAAAAGAAAAGATATTTAA